The following proteins are co-located in the Micromonospora viridifaciens genome:
- the arc gene encoding proteasome ATPase has product MARSDDADSRAARWEKEAHDLSTQVAFLQEELALVRRKLTESPRHVRQLEERLAATQAQLARLTENNERLVSTLKEARAQIVTLKEEIDRLAQPPSGYGVFLAKHDDGTVDVFTGGRKLRVAVSPSLDVNELRRGQEVLLNDALNIVDAFGYERVGEVVMLKEILAGPGGAPGDRALVVSHSDEERIVHLAETLIGSPIRAGDSLMIEPRSAYAYERIPKSEVEELVLEEVPDVDYEDIGGLQAQIEQIRDAVELPFLHADLFREHQLRPPKGILLYGPPGCGKTLIAKAVANSLAKKIAEKRGEEKHTSFFLNIKGPELLNKYVGETERHIRLIFQRAREKAGEGTPVIVFFDEMDSVFRTRGSGVSSDVENTIVPQLLSEIDGVEGLENVIVIGASNREDMIDPAILRPGRLDVKIKIERPDAEAAKDIFSKYILSGLPLHADDLAEHGGDPQATVAAMIDAVVLRMYSETEENRFLEVTYANGDKEVLYFKDFNSGAMIQNIVDRGKKMAIKEFLTSGHKGLRLQHLLDACVDEFRENEDLPNTTNPDDWARISGKKGERIVYIRTLVSGGKGAEAGRSIETASNTGQYL; this is encoded by the coding sequence GTGGCACGCAGCGACGACGCGGACTCGCGCGCCGCACGGTGGGAGAAGGAGGCCCACGATCTCTCCACGCAGGTCGCGTTCCTGCAAGAGGAACTCGCCCTGGTGCGGCGCAAGTTGACCGAAAGCCCCCGACACGTCCGGCAGCTCGAGGAGCGGCTGGCGGCCACCCAGGCACAGTTGGCGCGGCTGACTGAGAACAACGAACGGCTCGTGAGCACCCTCAAGGAGGCTCGCGCGCAGATCGTGACGCTCAAGGAGGAGATCGACCGTCTCGCCCAGCCGCCGAGTGGCTACGGCGTCTTCCTGGCAAAGCACGACGACGGCACGGTGGACGTGTTCACCGGCGGGCGCAAGCTACGCGTCGCCGTCTCGCCCTCGCTGGACGTCAACGAGCTGCGGCGCGGCCAGGAGGTCCTGCTCAACGACGCGCTCAACATCGTCGACGCGTTCGGCTACGAGCGGGTCGGTGAGGTCGTGATGCTCAAGGAGATCCTCGCCGGGCCCGGCGGCGCCCCGGGTGACCGGGCACTCGTGGTCTCCCATTCCGACGAGGAGCGGATCGTGCACCTCGCGGAGACCCTGATCGGCAGCCCGATCAGGGCCGGCGACTCGCTCATGATCGAGCCCCGCTCGGCGTACGCGTATGAGCGGATCCCGAAGAGCGAGGTCGAGGAGCTCGTCCTGGAGGAGGTGCCCGACGTCGACTACGAGGACATCGGCGGCCTCCAGGCGCAGATCGAGCAGATCCGCGACGCGGTGGAGCTGCCGTTCCTGCACGCCGACCTGTTCCGCGAGCATCAGCTCCGGCCGCCGAAGGGCATCCTGCTCTACGGCCCGCCCGGCTGCGGCAAGACGCTGATCGCCAAGGCGGTGGCCAACTCCCTCGCGAAGAAGATCGCCGAGAAGCGGGGCGAGGAGAAGCACACCAGCTTCTTCCTCAACATCAAGGGCCCCGAGCTGCTGAACAAGTACGTCGGCGAGACCGAGCGGCACATCCGGCTGATCTTCCAGCGGGCGCGGGAGAAGGCCGGCGAGGGCACGCCGGTGATCGTGTTCTTCGACGAGATGGACTCCGTCTTCCGCACCCGCGGCTCCGGTGTCTCCTCCGACGTGGAGAACACCATCGTCCCGCAGTTGCTCAGCGAGATCGACGGCGTCGAGGGCCTGGAGAACGTCATCGTCATCGGCGCCTCCAACCGGGAAGACATGATCGACCCGGCGATCCTGCGCCCCGGCCGGCTCGACGTGAAGATCAAGATCGAGCGGCCGGACGCCGAGGCGGCCAAGGACATCTTCTCCAAGTACATCCTCTCCGGCCTGCCGCTGCACGCCGACGACCTGGCCGAGCACGGCGGCGACCCGCAGGCCACCGTGGCGGCGATGATCGACGCGGTCGTGCTGCGGATGTACTCGGAGACCGAGGAGAACCGCTTCCTCGAGGTCACCTACGCCAACGGTGACAAGGAAGTCCTCTACTTCAAGGACTTCAACTCCGGCGCGATGATCCAGAACATCGTCGACCGGGGCAAGAAGATGGCCATCAAGGAGTTCCTCACCTCCGGGCACAAGGGGCTGCGGTTGCAGCACCTCCTCGACGCCTGCGTCGACGAGTTCCGCGAGAACGAGGATCTGC
- a CDS encoding ferredoxin, which produces MAEVATDQLQVWVDQDLCTGDGLCVQYAPEVFEFDVDGLAYVKGPDGELRQAPGARVDVPEHLRLEVIDSAKECPGECIHVVRGSDGVEVAGPDAEDG; this is translated from the coding sequence GTGGCGGAGGTCGCGACGGACCAGCTTCAGGTCTGGGTGGATCAGGATCTCTGCACGGGCGACGGGCTGTGCGTGCAGTACGCGCCCGAGGTCTTCGAGTTCGACGTCGACGGCCTGGCGTACGTCAAGGGCCCGGATGGCGAGCTGCGGCAGGCGCCGGGCGCCCGGGTCGACGTGCCGGAGCACCTGCGGCTCGAGGTGATCGACTCGGCGAAGGAGTGCCCGGGCGAGTGCATCCACGTGGTGCGCGGCAGCGACGGCGTCGAGGTGGCCGGGCCGGACGCCGAGGACGGCTAA
- a CDS encoding tRNA (adenine-N1)-methyltransferase, with protein sequence MTAHSSAVPADPAAAPALPPVHRGPFRPGDRVQLTDPKGRMHTVTLEPGKEFHTHRGILRHDTLIGLPDGSVVTTTGGGTAFLALRPLLSDYVLSMPRGAQVIYPKDSAQIVAMGDIFPGAKVLEAGAGSGALSCSLLRAVGVEGELHSYELREDFAQIARRNVEAFFNGPHPAWRLNVGDVAECRETGFDRIILDMLTPWEMLDMVERALVPGGVLIGYVATTPQLSELVEALRERGGWTEPRAWESLVRDWHAEGLAVRPDHRMIAHTAFLVSARKLAPGVTAPPRRRKPSKGTEAYAQRRQALREAEAARQAAAEAEQETDQP encoded by the coding sequence GTGACCGCACATTCCTCCGCCGTCCCGGCCGACCCCGCCGCCGCCCCGGCGCTGCCCCCAGTTCACCGGGGGCCGTTCCGGCCCGGCGACCGGGTGCAGCTGACCGACCCCAAGGGCCGGATGCACACCGTGACGCTGGAGCCCGGCAAGGAGTTCCACACCCACCGGGGGATCCTCCGGCACGACACGCTGATCGGCCTGCCCGACGGCAGTGTGGTCACCACCACCGGCGGCGGCACCGCGTTCCTGGCCCTGCGACCGCTGCTGTCGGACTACGTGCTCTCCATGCCGCGCGGCGCCCAGGTGATCTACCCGAAGGACTCGGCGCAGATCGTCGCCATGGGCGACATCTTCCCCGGTGCGAAGGTCCTGGAGGCCGGCGCCGGCTCCGGGGCGCTCTCCTGCTCGCTGCTGCGCGCCGTCGGCGTCGAGGGCGAGCTGCACTCGTACGAGCTGCGCGAGGACTTCGCCCAGATCGCCCGGCGCAACGTCGAGGCGTTCTTCAACGGCCCGCACCCGGCCTGGCGGCTGAACGTCGGCGACGTCGCCGAGTGCCGGGAGACCGGCTTCGACCGGATCATCCTGGACATGCTCACCCCGTGGGAGATGCTCGACATGGTCGAGCGGGCGCTGGTGCCCGGCGGCGTGCTCATCGGCTACGTGGCCACCACCCCGCAGCTGTCCGAGCTGGTCGAGGCGCTGCGTGAGCGCGGCGGCTGGACCGAGCCGCGCGCCTGGGAGTCGCTGGTGCGGGACTGGCACGCCGAGGGGCTGGCCGTGCGTCCCGACCACCGGATGATCGCGCACACCGCGTTCCTGGTCTCCGCGCGCAAGCTCGCCCCCGGGGTCACCGCCCCGCCGCGGCGCCGCAAGCCCAGCAAGGGCACCGAGGCGTACGCCCAGCGCCGGCAGGCGCTGCGCGAGGCGGAGGCGGCCCGGCAGGCGGCGGCCGAGGCGGAGCAGGAGACGGACCAGCCGTGA
- a CDS encoding site-2 protease family protein, whose amino-acid sequence MCGVPLRVDATMLLLALVVSALYASLARRQLDLGYLGGWLVGLGFVLSLLGSVLLHELGHALTARRFGIGVRGITLELLGGYTEMDRDAPSPRVDLLVSLAGPAVSALLAAAAVAATVALPAGTLAHQLAFQLAASNVVVAVFNSLPGLPLDGGRALRAAVWALTRDRHRGTEVAGWVGRAVAVATVALVLLLTLGRAVAPVALPLMLLVAVTLWRGAGQSIRMARIGRRLPLVDLARLARPMFGVPSGTPLAEAQRRRAETATPDAALAVVDAAGRPVALVDPARAAAVPPQRRPWVAVDAVCRGLDTLPALPVGADGDRVLETVRTHPGAQYVVTAGEDVVGVLHIADLAQLLEPKRKTNT is encoded by the coding sequence GTGTGCGGGGTGCCGCTGCGCGTCGACGCCACGATGCTGCTGCTCGCCCTGGTCGTCAGCGCCCTCTACGCCAGCCTCGCCCGCCGCCAGCTCGACCTGGGCTACCTCGGCGGCTGGCTGGTCGGCCTCGGCTTCGTGCTCTCCCTGCTCGGCTCGGTGCTGCTGCACGAGCTGGGGCACGCCCTGACCGCCCGCCGCTTCGGCATCGGGGTGCGCGGGATCACCCTGGAACTGCTCGGCGGCTACACCGAGATGGACCGGGACGCCCCCAGCCCCCGCGTCGACCTGCTGGTCTCGCTCGCCGGCCCGGCCGTGTCCGCGCTCCTCGCCGCCGCCGCCGTCGCCGCCACCGTGGCCCTGCCCGCCGGCACCCTCGCCCACCAGCTCGCCTTCCAGCTCGCGGCGAGCAACGTCGTGGTCGCCGTCTTCAACAGCCTGCCCGGGCTGCCGCTCGACGGCGGCCGGGCGCTGCGCGCCGCCGTCTGGGCGCTCACCCGGGACCGGCACCGCGGCACCGAGGTGGCCGGCTGGGTCGGCCGGGCCGTCGCCGTGGCCACCGTGGCCCTGGTGCTCCTGCTCACCCTGGGCCGGGCGGTCGCGCCGGTCGCCCTGCCGCTGATGCTGCTGGTCGCCGTCACCCTCTGGCGCGGCGCCGGCCAGTCCATCCGGATGGCCCGGATCGGCCGCCGCCTCCCGCTGGTAGACCTGGCCCGGCTCGCCCGCCCGATGTTCGGCGTGCCCAGCGGCACCCCGCTCGCCGAGGCGCAGCGCCGCCGCGCCGAGACCGCCACCCCCGATGCCGCGCTGGCCGTCGTCGACGCCGCCGGCCGGCCGGTCGCCCTGGTCGACCCGGCCCGGGCTGCCGCCGTACCCCCGCAACGGCGGCCCTGGGTGGCGGTGGACGCGGTCTGCCGCGGTCTGGACACCCTGCCCGCCCTGCCGGTCGGCGCCGACGGCGACCGCGTGCTGGAGACCGTACGCACCCACCCGGGCGCGCAGTACGTGGTGACGGCAGGCGAAGATGTCGTCGGCGTTCTGCACATCGCGGATCTGGCACAGCTCCTGGAACCCAAACGGAAGACGAACACGTGA
- a CDS encoding RecB family exonuclease yields the protein MTADPVIDAQDPPTTVAVPPTVRASLSPSRAADFKTCPLLYRFRSIDRLPERPTVEQARGTLVHAVLERLFDLPAAARTPQSAGDLVAPQWDRLLTEQPELATLFAEGDTAGPAEFLRSAAALLDGYFAVEDPRRLEPAEREALISAVVDEELLIRGYLDRLDVAPDGALRVVDYKTGGAPREAFEARALFQLKFYALVLWRTRGVVPRVLRLLYLKDAEVCDYAPDAEELLRFERTVVALWQAIEQATERQDFRPRPSRLCDWCSHQALCPSFGGTPPPFPVAGPGDPLTDARSRPAAPGADE from the coding sequence ATGACGGCGGACCCGGTGATCGACGCGCAGGACCCCCCAACCACGGTGGCGGTGCCGCCCACCGTGCGGGCGTCGCTGTCGCCGTCGCGGGCGGCGGACTTCAAGACCTGCCCGCTGCTCTACCGGTTCCGCAGCATCGACCGGCTGCCCGAGCGTCCCACCGTGGAGCAGGCCCGGGGCACGCTGGTGCACGCGGTGCTGGAGCGGCTGTTCGACCTGCCGGCGGCGGCGCGCACCCCGCAGTCCGCCGGCGACCTGGTGGCCCCCCAGTGGGACCGGCTGCTCACCGAGCAGCCGGAGCTGGCGACGCTGTTCGCCGAGGGCGACACGGCGGGGCCGGCCGAGTTCCTCCGTTCGGCCGCCGCGCTGCTGGACGGTTACTTCGCGGTGGAGGACCCGCGCCGGCTGGAGCCGGCCGAGCGGGAGGCGTTGATCTCGGCGGTGGTCGACGAGGAGCTGCTGATCCGGGGCTACCTGGATCGGCTCGACGTGGCCCCGGACGGCGCGCTGCGGGTGGTCGACTACAAGACCGGCGGTGCGCCGCGGGAGGCGTTCGAGGCGCGGGCGCTGTTCCAGTTGAAGTTCTACGCCCTGGTGCTGTGGCGCACGCGTGGGGTGGTGCCGCGGGTGCTGCGGCTGCTCTACCTCAAGGACGCCGAGGTGTGCGACTACGCCCCCGACGCGGAGGAGCTGCTGCGCTTCGAGCGCACCGTGGTGGCGCTCTGGCAGGCCATCGAGCAGGCCACCGAGCGGCAGGATTTCCGCCCCCGGCCGAGCCGGCTCTGCGACTGGTGCAGCCACCAGGCGCTCTGCCCGAGCTTCGGCGGCACCCCGCCGCCGTTCCCGGTAGCCGGCCCGGGCGACCCGCTGACCGACGCCCGGTCCCGGCCGGCCGCCCCCGGGGCGGACGAGTAA
- a CDS encoding sensor histidine kinase: MTNRVRAWVRREPLAADAGAAVAVVLLAAVFLLLAPPELRPAQLWAALGWSALAALPVALRRVAPWAAVGAAVATLAVPVLLRYAPATQGLVFLVLTYTMAAHQRLRPAALAGVLLWVPVVLVNLLVPLPGVLATGPAYLVLNNLLAGSVAYAVGRAVQARRQSTRMLRERARVAEATQRSLAEQAVADERRRIARELHDVVAHQVSVMGVLATGARRVLRRDPEAADAAMATVEETGRATLRELRRLLDVLRTDAEPAAELAPQPGLPGIEALVEQVREAGLPVTLRIDGTFGPMEDGVALTVYRIVQEALTNALKHAGRATALVRLTVADGFLALEVTDTGRGPTAAPDRIGHGLVGMRERVALYGGILRTGPRTGGGFRVYARIPLESAGVVAA; this comes from the coding sequence ATGACCAACCGGGTGCGGGCGTGGGTCCGCCGTGAACCGCTGGCCGCCGACGCGGGCGCGGCGGTCGCCGTGGTGTTGCTGGCGGCGGTGTTCCTGCTGCTGGCACCGCCCGAGCTGCGGCCTGCGCAGTTGTGGGCGGCGCTGGGCTGGAGCGCGCTGGCGGCGCTCCCGGTGGCGCTGCGCCGGGTCGCGCCGTGGGCGGCGGTGGGCGCGGCGGTGGCCACGCTGGCGGTGCCGGTCCTGCTGCGGTACGCGCCGGCCACCCAGGGGCTGGTGTTCCTCGTGCTCACCTACACGATGGCCGCGCACCAGCGGCTGCGCCCGGCCGCGCTGGCCGGGGTGCTGTTGTGGGTGCCGGTGGTGCTGGTCAACCTGCTGGTGCCGCTGCCCGGCGTGCTGGCCACGGGTCCGGCCTACCTGGTGCTCAACAATCTGCTCGCCGGTTCGGTGGCGTACGCGGTGGGGCGGGCGGTGCAGGCGCGCCGGCAGTCCACGCGGATGCTGCGCGAGCGGGCCCGGGTCGCCGAGGCGACCCAGCGTTCCCTCGCCGAGCAGGCCGTCGCCGACGAGCGGCGCCGGATCGCCCGGGAGCTGCACGACGTGGTCGCCCACCAGGTCAGCGTGATGGGGGTGCTGGCCACCGGGGCGCGCCGGGTGCTGCGCCGCGACCCGGAGGCCGCCGACGCGGCGATGGCCACCGTCGAGGAGACCGGCCGGGCCACCCTGCGCGAGTTGCGCCGGCTGCTGGACGTGCTGCGCACCGACGCCGAGCCGGCCGCCGAGCTGGCCCCGCAGCCGGGGCTGCCCGGCATCGAGGCCCTGGTGGAGCAGGTCCGGGAGGCGGGGCTGCCGGTGACGCTGCGGATCGACGGCACGTTCGGGCCGATGGAGGACGGGGTGGCGCTCACCGTCTACCGGATCGTGCAGGAGGCGCTGACCAATGCCCTCAAGCACGCCGGCCGGGCCACCGCGCTGGTCCGGCTCACCGTCGCCGACGGCTTCCTGGCGCTGGAGGTGACCGACACCGGTCGCGGCCCGACGGCGGCGCCCGACCGGATCGGGCACGGCCTGGTCGGCATGCGGGAGCGGGTCGCCCTCTACGGTGGGATCCTGCGGACCGGTCCGCGGACCGGCGGCGGCTTCCGGGTGTACGCCCGGATCCCGCTCGAGTCCGCCGGGGTGGTCGCGGCGTGA
- a CDS encoding response regulator translates to MTDSTANPRPVRVLLADDQPLLRTGFRMVLGTEDDLDIVAEAGDGVEAVELSRRLLPDVVLMDIRMPRMDGVAATRAIVDARLPVRVLILTTFDLDEYVVGALRAGASGFLAKDVPAEDLVTAIRTVAAGEAVVAPRILRRLLDRFADALPDPAAAPPKALSALTEREREVLVQVARGLSNAEIARALSVSETTIKTHVGHVLTKLGLRDRVQAVVLAYETGLVQPGR, encoded by the coding sequence ATGACCGACAGCACGGCCAACCCGCGACCGGTGCGGGTCCTGCTCGCCGACGATCAGCCGCTGCTGCGCACCGGCTTCCGGATGGTGCTCGGCACCGAGGACGACCTGGACATCGTCGCCGAGGCCGGGGACGGGGTGGAGGCGGTGGAGCTGTCCCGGCGGCTGCTGCCCGACGTGGTGCTGATGGACATCCGGATGCCCCGGATGGACGGGGTGGCGGCGACCCGGGCGATCGTGGACGCCCGGCTGCCGGTGCGGGTGCTCATCCTCACCACCTTCGACCTGGACGAGTACGTGGTGGGGGCGCTGCGGGCGGGGGCGAGCGGCTTCCTGGCCAAGGACGTGCCGGCCGAGGATCTGGTCACCGCGATCCGGACCGTCGCCGCCGGGGAGGCGGTGGTCGCGCCGCGGATCCTGCGGCGGCTGCTGGACCGTTTCGCCGACGCGCTGCCCGACCCGGCGGCGGCCCCGCCGAAGGCGCTGAGCGCGCTGACCGAGCGGGAGCGTGAGGTGCTGGTGCAGGTGGCGCGCGGGTTGTCCAACGCCGAGATCGCCCGGGCCCTGTCGGTCAGCGAGACCACCATCAAGACCCACGTCGGGCACGTGCTGACCAAGCTGGGGTTGCGCGACCGGGTGCAGGCGGTGGTGCTGGCGTACGAGACCGGACTGGTCCAGCCCGGGCGGTGA
- a CDS encoding amylo-alpha-1,6-glucosidase codes for MKSDLVRILDGNIFVVSDGSGDIDAGPAVPCGFFSFDTRFLSRWRLTINGERVSTLAMDDPSYFEVRFFLVPGAPTHYVDAKASIIRERSVIGSFEERLTVLNHSGEPADFTVRVDAACDFIPLNALGQEPARPGRLYQYVEDGRLHIGYMREKFRRETVISSTEPAQVDEEGLTYHIRIEPHGRWTTTLHVRGLVLRPDGQDVRDHVSPGHHRRDAARLQDDLREWLGKAPQLSCGWKPMERAYERSLVDLAALRFSPLTLPTAPLPAAGLPWNATLTGRDPILTSLQVLPFTPDLAVNTLRMLGIDQGTVLDDDLDEEPGKILREFRYGELVAFEERPQAPYFGAADITPLYVILLDEYERWTGDAATVREFEDEARAALHWIDEYGDIMGDGYVWYQRRNERNGLENQCWKESPKAISFRDGRLPSLPRATCELQGYAYDAKIRGARLAREFWHDPAYADRLQREAAELKERFNRDFWVSDGEYYALALDGDGRQVDALSSNIGHLLWSGIVDESRAARIAEHLLGPRLFSGWGVRTLAQGEGQYNPLGYHVGTVWPFDNAFIAWGLRRYGFDREAGRIAEGIIDASRYFQGRLPEAFGGYDRELTRHPVQYPAANSPQALATGAPLLLLRTLLGLEPYGEDLVVAPALPERFGRIELLDIPGRWGRVDAIGTPQEAEAVDR; via the coding sequence ATGAAGAGCGACCTCGTCAGAATTCTGGACGGCAACATCTTCGTGGTGAGCGACGGCAGCGGCGACATAGACGCCGGTCCCGCCGTCCCGTGCGGGTTCTTCTCGTTCGACACCCGGTTCCTCTCCCGCTGGCGGCTGACCATCAACGGCGAACGGGTGAGCACGCTGGCCATGGACGACCCGTCCTACTTCGAGGTGCGGTTCTTCCTGGTGCCAGGGGCCCCGACCCACTACGTGGACGCCAAGGCGTCGATCATTCGGGAACGGTCGGTAATCGGCAGCTTCGAGGAGCGCCTGACGGTGCTCAACCATTCCGGAGAACCGGCCGATTTCACCGTCCGGGTGGACGCCGCCTGTGACTTCATCCCGCTGAACGCGCTCGGGCAGGAACCCGCGCGACCTGGCCGGCTCTACCAGTACGTCGAGGACGGGCGCCTGCACATCGGCTACATGCGGGAGAAGTTCCGGCGGGAGACAGTGATCTCTTCGACTGAGCCGGCGCAGGTCGACGAAGAGGGGCTGACCTACCACATCCGCATCGAACCCCACGGGCGGTGGACCACCACGCTGCATGTTCGGGGGCTGGTGTTGCGCCCCGACGGCCAGGACGTCCGAGACCACGTCTCTCCCGGCCACCACCGACGCGATGCGGCGCGGCTCCAGGACGACCTGCGGGAGTGGCTCGGCAAGGCCCCGCAGCTCAGCTGCGGCTGGAAGCCGATGGAGCGGGCCTACGAGCGCAGCCTGGTCGATCTTGCCGCGCTCCGGTTCTCGCCGCTCACGCTACCGACCGCGCCGTTGCCCGCGGCGGGCCTGCCGTGGAACGCCACCCTCACCGGCCGCGACCCCATCCTCACCAGCCTGCAGGTCCTGCCGTTCACGCCGGATCTGGCCGTCAACACTCTGCGGATGCTCGGCATCGACCAGGGCACCGTGCTCGATGACGACCTCGACGAGGAGCCGGGCAAGATCCTGCGCGAGTTCCGCTACGGCGAGCTGGTCGCGTTCGAGGAACGCCCGCAGGCGCCGTACTTCGGCGCCGCCGACATCACCCCGCTCTACGTGATCCTGCTCGACGAGTACGAGCGGTGGACGGGGGACGCTGCCACGGTGCGCGAATTCGAGGACGAGGCGCGCGCGGCCCTGCACTGGATCGACGAGTACGGCGACATCATGGGCGACGGCTACGTCTGGTACCAGCGCCGCAACGAGCGCAACGGCTTGGAGAACCAGTGCTGGAAGGAATCGCCGAAGGCCATCTCGTTCCGGGACGGGCGGCTGCCCAGCCTGCCCCGGGCAACGTGCGAGCTGCAGGGCTACGCCTACGACGCCAAGATCCGCGGCGCCCGGCTGGCCCGCGAGTTCTGGCACGACCCCGCGTACGCCGACCGGCTGCAACGGGAGGCCGCCGAACTCAAGGAACGCTTCAACCGCGACTTCTGGGTCTCCGACGGCGAGTACTACGCGCTCGCCCTCGACGGCGACGGCCGCCAGGTCGACGCCCTCTCCTCCAACATCGGCCACCTGCTGTGGAGCGGCATCGTCGACGAGTCCCGGGCCGCCAGGATCGCCGAACATCTGCTCGGCCCCCGCCTCTTCTCCGGCTGGGGCGTACGCACCCTCGCGCAGGGAGAGGGGCAGTACAACCCACTCGGCTACCACGTCGGCACCGTCTGGCCCTTCGACAACGCGTTCATCGCCTGGGGGCTGCGGCGCTACGGCTTCGACCGGGAGGCCGGACGCATCGCCGAGGGGATCATCGACGCGTCCCGGTATTTCCAGGGGCGCCTGCCGGAGGCCTTCGGCGGCTACGACCGCGAACTGACCCGGCACCCCGTCCAGTACCCGGCGGCGAACAGCCCACAGGCCCTGGCCACCGGAGCGCCCCTGCTGCTGCTGCGCACGCTGCTCGGCCTGGAGCCGTACGGGGAGGATCTGGTGGTCGCGCCGGCCCTGCCGGAACGGTTCGGCCGGATCGAACTGCTCGACATTCCCGGGCGGTGGGGCCGCGTCGATGCCATCGGCACCCCCCAGGAGGCGGAGGCGGTCGATCGTTGA
- a CDS encoding SCP2 sterol-binding domain-containing protein — protein MPAAAVQIHPFRGRPAHPEPGDAASCRADFYGGGAMSGGSREFFDTLERHGHERLLKKTNGTIRFDLEHDDEVDHWFVDIRGGAVRVSQQNTAADIVVHSDTAFFDRMARGEAKPLPAWLRNDITFEGEFRFIILLERLFAPPPGARHPRTAARDRRRQG, from the coding sequence TTGCCTGCGGCCGCCGTCCAGATTCACCCGTTCCGGGGGAGGCCGGCACACCCTGAACCGGGTGACGCTGCCTCCTGTCGGGCGGATTTCTACGGGGGTGGTGCCATGTCGGGGGGTAGCAGGGAGTTCTTCGACACGCTCGAACGCCACGGCCACGAGCGCCTGCTGAAGAAGACGAACGGCACCATTCGCTTCGACCTCGAGCACGACGACGAGGTCGACCACTGGTTCGTGGACATCCGCGGCGGCGCAGTCCGGGTGTCACAGCAGAACACCGCCGCCGACATCGTCGTCCACTCCGACACCGCCTTCTTCGACCGAATGGCACGCGGCGAGGCGAAACCGCTGCCGGCATGGCTGCGGAACGACATCACGTTCGAAGGAGAGTTCCGGTTCATCATCCTGCTGGAGCGGCTCTTCGCGCCACCGCCCGGCGCACGTCACCCGCGGACCGCCGCCCGCGACCGCCGGAGGCAGGGATGA
- a CDS encoding SCP2 sterol-binding domain-containing protein, with product MSNPTTSFFEALGRRGHEALLGDASGTIRFDLTTERGVDRWLLLIDRGDVRVSRDGGGADCVFRCSRATFDRIVAGQSQIYSAWLRNELRTEGDVRLVRLVQRLLPGSPGARHPRDFARERRRAA from the coding sequence ATGTCGAATCCCACCACGAGCTTCTTCGAGGCGCTCGGCCGCCGCGGCCACGAAGCCCTCCTCGGGGACGCCAGCGGGACCATCCGGTTCGACCTCACGACCGAGCGGGGCGTCGACCGCTGGTTGCTGCTGATCGACCGGGGCGACGTCCGCGTGTCGCGGGACGGCGGCGGGGCCGATTGCGTCTTCCGCTGCAGCCGGGCGACCTTCGACCGGATCGTCGCGGGCCAGTCGCAGATCTACTCGGCGTGGTTGCGCAACGAACTCAGAACGGAGGGCGATGTCCGACTGGTCCGCCTCGTCCAGCGGCTCCTGCCGGGGTCGCCCGGAGCCCGTCACCCTCGGGATTTCGCCCGCGAGCGGAGACGTGCGGCATGA